From a single Micromonospora carbonacea genomic region:
- a CDS encoding ATP-binding protein — MSEMLRAPAEVTFAEELAWLESVDTDPKPFSWRLSPRMVRLFVLGSERADGLDREVAQKWFGDRSFVERAIVTLASDRGLLLIGDPGTGKSWLAELLAAAICGNSTLVVQGTAGTTEDHIKYSWNVSMVIARGQSRESMIPSPIMTAMEQGVIGRFEELTRSTSDVQDALISILSEKYVAIPELDADNIVFARPGFSIIATANSRDRGVNDLSSALKRRFNFVRIPVVTNKRSEAEIVRFRTEELLRRHRIELDVPPTLLDILLQSFADLRAAAASATSDDEKLESALSTAEQIGVLEDAILHSQFFGDRVLRAETLAGSLVGSLARRTPEDLAILNKYLHGVVEPRAKADGGPWEGFLDGGRQTIATLS, encoded by the coding sequence ATGTCCGAGATGTTGCGCGCCCCCGCCGAGGTCACGTTCGCCGAGGAGCTGGCCTGGCTGGAGTCGGTCGACACCGACCCGAAGCCATTCTCGTGGCGGCTGAGCCCCCGGATGGTGCGGCTGTTCGTCCTCGGCTCCGAGCGGGCCGACGGGCTCGACCGGGAGGTCGCCCAGAAGTGGTTCGGCGACCGCAGCTTCGTCGAACGCGCCATCGTCACCCTCGCCTCCGACCGGGGCCTGCTGCTCATCGGCGACCCGGGCACCGGCAAGAGCTGGCTCGCCGAGCTGCTCGCCGCCGCGATCTGCGGCAACTCCACCCTCGTGGTGCAGGGCACCGCCGGCACCACCGAGGACCACATCAAATACTCGTGGAACGTCTCGATGGTCATCGCCCGGGGGCAGTCCCGCGAGTCGATGATCCCGTCGCCCATCATGACCGCGATGGAGCAGGGCGTCATCGGCCGCTTCGAGGAGCTGACCCGCTCCACCAGCGACGTGCAGGACGCCCTGATCTCCATCCTGTCCGAGAAGTACGTCGCCATCCCCGAGCTGGACGCCGACAACATCGTCTTCGCCAGGCCCGGCTTCTCCATCATCGCCACCGCCAACAGCCGCGACCGGGGCGTCAACGACCTCTCCTCGGCGCTGAAGCGGCGGTTCAACTTCGTCCGCATCCCCGTGGTGACCAACAAGCGCAGCGAGGCGGAGATCGTCCGGTTCCGCACCGAGGAGCTGCTGCGCCGGCACCGCATCGAGCTGGACGTCCCGCCCACCCTGCTGGACATCCTGTTGCAGAGCTTCGCCGACCTGCGGGCCGCCGCCGCGTCGGCCACGAGCGACGACGAGAAGCTGGAGTCGGCGCTGTCCACCGCCGAGCAGATCGGCGTCCTGGAGGACGCCATCCTGCACAGCCAGTTCTTCGGCGACCGCGTCCTGCGCGCCGAGACCCTCGCCGGCTCGCTGGTCGGCTCGCTGGCCCGGCGCACCCCGGAGGACCTGGCGATCCTCAACAAATACCTGCACGGCGTGGTGGAGCCCCGGGCCAAGGCCGACGGCGGCCCGTGGGAGGGCTTCCTCGACGGCGGCCGCCAGACGATCGCCACCCTGTCGTGA
- a CDS encoding M28 family metallopeptidase gives MRRSTVTAGLAFAAALALTTSTATLPAAAAEAPAAPAAPAVAALAAPDISVTNVQAHLSQFQSIATSNGGNRRSGSAGYTASVNYVKSKLQAVGYTVTEQNCTNCTYPGNNVIAEWPGGAPADQVIMFGAHLDGVTAGPGINDNASGSSVLLENALVLAQQNPSLTKRVRFAWWNGEEQGLQGSKFYVNSLSTAQKGYIKGYYNFDMVASTNGGYFINRVTSTTAAPLKAYWDSLGLSPEENVEGQGRSDDYSFQQGGIPTSGYAMGASARKTSAQAAKWGGTANASYDPCYHRSCDTTSNINATGLNRSADGVAYAIWDQAVGGGTPTNDFSVAVSPTAGSVARGASTTATVSTATTSGSAQTVALSASGAPSGVTVSFSPSSVTSGGSSTMTIAASASAATGTYTVTVTGTGSATRTATYSVTVTGTGGCAGGQLVGNSGFESGATVWTASSGVITNSASQAAHAGSYKAWLGGYGGSRTQTLSQSLAVPAGCASYTLSFWLHIDTAETTSTRQYDKLTVAVGGTTLATYSNLNKATGYVQRTFDVAAYAGQTVTLTFTGVEDASLQTSFVVDDVTLTAS, from the coding sequence ATGAGACGCAGCACAGTGACCGCGGGCCTGGCGTTCGCCGCCGCCCTCGCGTTGACCACGTCGACGGCGACCCTGCCGGCCGCCGCCGCCGAGGCTCCAGCCGCCCCCGCCGCGCCCGCCGTCGCGGCGCTGGCCGCGCCGGACATCTCCGTGACGAACGTCCAGGCCCACCTGAGCCAGTTCCAGAGCATCGCCACCAGCAACGGCGGCAACCGCCGCTCCGGCTCCGCCGGCTACACGGCCTCCGTCAACTACGTCAAGAGCAAGCTTCAGGCCGTCGGCTACACGGTCACCGAGCAGAACTGCACCAACTGCACCTACCCGGGCAACAACGTGATCGCCGAGTGGCCGGGCGGCGCCCCCGCCGACCAGGTCATCATGTTCGGCGCGCACCTCGACGGCGTCACCGCCGGCCCCGGCATCAACGACAACGCCTCCGGCTCGTCCGTGCTGCTGGAGAACGCCCTCGTGCTGGCCCAGCAGAACCCGAGCCTGACCAAGCGGGTCCGGTTCGCCTGGTGGAACGGCGAGGAGCAGGGCCTGCAGGGCTCCAAGTTCTACGTCAACTCGCTCAGCACCGCCCAGAAGGGCTACATCAAGGGGTACTACAACTTCGACATGGTGGCCTCGACCAACGGCGGCTACTTCATCAACCGGGTCACCTCGACCACGGCGGCGCCGCTGAAGGCGTACTGGGACTCCCTCGGCCTGTCGCCGGAGGAGAACGTCGAGGGCCAGGGCCGCTCCGACGACTACTCCTTCCAGCAGGGAGGCATCCCCACCTCCGGCTACGCGATGGGGGCCAGCGCCCGCAAGACCAGCGCCCAGGCCGCCAAGTGGGGCGGCACCGCCAACGCCTCCTACGACCCCTGCTACCACCGGTCTTGCGACACCACCAGCAACATCAACGCCACCGGCCTCAACCGCAGCGCCGACGGCGTCGCGTACGCGATCTGGGACCAGGCCGTCGGCGGCGGCACCCCGACCAACGACTTCTCCGTCGCGGTGAGCCCGACGGCCGGCAGCGTCGCCCGGGGCGCGTCCACCACCGCCACGGTCTCCACCGCCACCACCTCCGGCAGCGCCCAGACCGTCGCCCTGTCCGCCAGCGGCGCGCCCAGCGGGGTGACCGTCTCGTTCAGCCCGTCGTCGGTGACCTCCGGCGGCTCGTCCACGATGACGATCGCCGCCTCCGCGTCGGCCGCCACCGGCACCTACACCGTCACGGTCACCGGCACCGGTTCGGCGACCCGCACGGCCACCTACAGCGTCACCGTGACCGGCACGGGCGGCTGCGCCGGCGGCCAGCTGGTCGGCAACTCCGGCTTCGAGAGCGGCGCCACCGTCTGGACCGCCTCGTCGGGCGTGATCACCAACTCGGCCAGCCAGGCCGCGCACGCCGGCTCGTACAAGGCGTGGCTCGGCGGCTACGGCGGCAGCCGCACGCAGACGCTGTCGCAGTCGCTGGCCGTCCCGGCCGGCTGCGCCAGCTACACGCTGTCGTTCTGGCTGCACATCGACACCGCCGAGACCACCTCGACCAGGCAGTACGACAAGCTTACCGTCGCCGTCGGCGGCACCACCCTGGCGACGTACTCGAACCTGAACAAGGCCACCGGCTACGTCCAGCGCACCTTCGACGTCGCCGCCTACGCCGGGCAGACCGTCACCCTGACGTTCACCGGCGTGGAGGACGCGTCGTTGCAGACGAGCTTCGTCGTCGACGACGTCACCCTCACCGCCAGCTGA
- a CDS encoding FAD-binding dehydrogenase, translating into MDADVIVVGAGLAGLVAATEAADAGRTVLLLDQEPEQNLGGQAWWSFGGLFLVDSPEQRRMGVRDSVELAWQDWLGSAAFDRPEDHWPRRWAEAYVHFAAGEKRSWLRSMGHRFFPVVGWAERGGGAADGHGNSVPRFHVTWGTGPGVVEPFARRLAAAVEAGRVRLRFRHRVDGLVTTGGAVAGVRGAVLEPSDVPRGASSSRVEVGEFAYAAQAVVVTSGGIGGDHDLVRAAWPARLGDPPKRMVSGVPAHVDGRMLGITEAAGGQVINPDRMWHYVEGLRNWDPIWPQHGIRILPGPSSLWLDATGRRLPAPLFPGFDTLATLRHLRATGHDHSWFVLTKRIVAKEFALSGSEQNPDLTNRSVRQVIERARAGTPAPVAAFLERGADFVVADTLEALVAGMNDLVAPDGGPALDAAQVRRTVEARDRAIAHPFGKDAQVTAIRGARAYRGDRLIRVAPPHRLLDPAAGPLIAVRLNILTRKTLGGLHTDLDGRVLRPDGQPLPGVYAAGEVAGFGGGGMHGYNSLEGTFLGGCLFSGRQAGRAAAAATR; encoded by the coding sequence ATGGATGCGGATGTGATCGTCGTCGGCGCCGGCCTGGCCGGTCTGGTCGCCGCCACCGAGGCCGCCGACGCGGGCCGGACGGTGCTGCTGCTCGACCAGGAGCCTGAGCAGAACCTCGGCGGCCAGGCGTGGTGGTCGTTCGGCGGGTTGTTCCTGGTCGACTCGCCCGAGCAGCGGCGGATGGGGGTGCGCGACTCGGTGGAGCTGGCCTGGCAGGACTGGCTGGGCAGCGCGGCGTTCGACCGTCCGGAGGACCACTGGCCGCGCCGGTGGGCCGAGGCGTACGTGCACTTCGCCGCCGGGGAGAAGCGGTCCTGGCTGCGGTCCATGGGGCACCGGTTCTTCCCTGTCGTCGGCTGGGCCGAGCGGGGCGGCGGCGCGGCGGACGGGCACGGCAACTCGGTGCCCCGGTTCCACGTCACCTGGGGCACCGGCCCCGGCGTGGTCGAGCCGTTCGCCCGCCGGCTGGCCGCCGCGGTGGAGGCCGGCCGGGTGCGGCTGCGCTTCCGGCACCGGGTCGACGGCCTGGTCACCACCGGCGGGGCGGTCGCCGGCGTACGCGGGGCGGTGCTGGAGCCCAGCGACGTCCCGCGCGGGGCGTCCAGCTCCCGGGTCGAGGTGGGCGAGTTCGCCTACGCGGCGCAGGCCGTGGTCGTCACCTCGGGCGGCATCGGCGGCGATCACGACCTGGTGCGGGCGGCCTGGCCGGCGCGGCTCGGTGACCCGCCGAAGCGGATGGTCTCCGGCGTGCCCGCCCACGTCGACGGGCGGATGCTCGGCATCACCGAGGCCGCCGGCGGGCAGGTGATCAACCCGGACCGGATGTGGCACTACGTCGAGGGGCTGCGCAACTGGGACCCGATCTGGCCGCAGCACGGCATCCGGATCCTGCCCGGGCCGTCGTCGCTGTGGCTGGACGCCACTGGCCGGCGGCTGCCCGCGCCGCTGTTCCCCGGCTTCGACACCCTCGCCACGCTGCGCCACCTGCGCGCCACCGGCCACGACCACAGCTGGTTCGTGCTCACCAAGAGGATCGTCGCCAAGGAGTTCGCCCTCTCCGGCTCCGAGCAGAACCCGGACCTGACCAACCGCAGCGTCCGGCAGGTGATCGAGCGGGCCCGCGCCGGCACCCCGGCCCCGGTGGCGGCGTTCCTGGAGCGGGGCGCGGACTTCGTCGTCGCCGACACCCTGGAGGCCCTGGTGGCCGGGATGAACGACCTCGTCGCCCCTGACGGCGGCCCGGCCCTGGACGCCGCGCAGGTGCGGCGGACCGTCGAGGCCCGCGACCGCGCGATCGCCCACCCGTTCGGCAAGGACGCCCAGGTCACGGCGATCCGGGGCGCGCGGGCGTACCGGGGGGACCGGCTGATCCGGGTGGCCCCGCCGCACCGGCTGCTGGACCCGGCGGCGGGGCCGCTCATCGCGGTGCGGCTCAACATCCTGACCCGCAAGACCCTCGGCGGCCTGCACACCGACCTGGACGGGCGGGTGCTGCGCCCCGACGGGCAGCCGCTGCCCGGCGTGTACGCGGCCGGCGAGGTGGCCGGCTTCGGCGGCGGGGGCATGCACGGCTACAACTCGCTGGAGGGCACCTTCCTCGGCGGCTGCCTCTTCTCGGGCCGGCAGGCGGGCCGGGCGGCCGCCGCCGCGACGCGCTGA
- a CDS encoding DUF5682 family protein gives MPTSGVPVPHAGGPGAFGALRDQLTDAAAAFAGSPGALAEILTGMIDDVDRALGERLEIFPVCHHSPASALAMARRLRAKRPKVVYLELCEDLQPLLGELRNCRLPVAVQAFASKLDGFPAEWAPLSVVAPITEASAEYQAIAYALETPGVELVLVDRSVDHVFQWAPRDPAEGPAPSSSDAPAAAEEEAALHGDAVGVEIGDLRPRFAELESYLLHHGKVRHWSEWWDQYVEQPLVAADHETYRQVMVLIGSLFRRLRPADADRLDRDVERERYMWTRMRQHLAASGVDPADCLYVCGAFHAASPVEQFGTGPAAAPYEISPRTATRWLYGLIPSSHSAIEAQFGLAPGSVSIAAATWAKAVSRSGVTPFRLAGQAGGRPAKGRARRATPAEAADEPVTDRLSGFLARPPVLDELDEAELRGWCVDIVRLARRNGYLASTADAIAVFETSILLAGLRNRARPTPYDFADAAVTCIEKDVVPGRRDVRRLCEILLGGDRIGQVGYDALPPLARDVLDRLAPLGLDLDKRTIQRALLDLTADPAVAGCSDLLWRLRHLLPHDAVRPIMGERRLGERSTQESWDLALGRHQRALIELGYEGVTIEQVLEQRLRRRAWGPRATAAVALEAVEDALLLLDGRRLVDELGARAVELLAAERTVDEAPEVLRRIRRLLAHYRATEPTLPPWCAAFVTTGYAHYCTLLPSAFVDAETGVRQVGAMLGFLFGMESLALSLGCDRTQLELAVRQSRPEAPARVALHWAAQHHLGLLPLAQLRARSTELLANPLVVPAFPQYLSGFVQALEPVPGLTPFVVEAMSTAFARLPDPVLLPWLPTLITTLRAQAGELVPTLVREAGRTFPAALPALDAWVPPWTHRPAGGAVTTPGPGSAAQPVAAVAGPVVDLLAGHPATCDAVADLLGCAGDWALGSAGAGPAVSGPGGTGSGGTGSAVAVEAAGLLTAHPATADALSALLGSPTWRAAPPGP, from the coding sequence ATGCCGACCTCCGGTGTCCCGGTCCCGCACGCCGGTGGCCCCGGCGCGTTCGGCGCGCTGCGCGACCAGCTCACCGACGCCGCCGCGGCCTTCGCCGGCAGCCCCGGCGCGCTCGCCGAGATCCTCACCGGGATGATCGACGACGTCGACCGGGCACTCGGCGAGCGGCTGGAGATCTTCCCGGTCTGCCACCACTCACCGGCCTCCGCCCTGGCCATGGCGCGCCGGCTGCGCGCCAAGCGACCGAAGGTCGTCTACCTGGAGCTCTGCGAGGACCTGCAACCCCTGCTGGGGGAGCTGCGCAACTGCCGCCTGCCCGTGGCCGTGCAGGCGTTCGCGTCGAAACTCGACGGGTTCCCCGCCGAGTGGGCCCCGCTCAGTGTCGTCGCCCCGATCACCGAGGCGTCGGCGGAATACCAGGCCATCGCGTACGCGCTGGAGACCCCCGGCGTGGAGCTGGTGCTGGTGGACCGCTCGGTCGACCACGTCTTCCAGTGGGCACCCCGCGACCCGGCCGAGGGCCCGGCCCCGTCCTCCTCCGACGCACCGGCGGCGGCCGAGGAGGAGGCCGCGCTGCACGGCGACGCCGTCGGCGTGGAGATCGGCGACCTGCGGCCCCGCTTCGCCGAGCTGGAGTCCTACCTGCTGCACCACGGCAAGGTCCGGCACTGGTCGGAGTGGTGGGACCAGTACGTCGAGCAGCCCCTCGTCGCCGCCGACCACGAGACGTACCGGCAGGTGATGGTCCTCATCGGCAGCCTGTTCCGGCGGCTGCGCCCGGCCGACGCCGACCGCCTCGACCGCGACGTCGAACGCGAGCGCTACATGTGGACCCGGATGCGGCAGCACCTCGCCGCCTCCGGCGTCGACCCGGCCGACTGCCTCTACGTCTGCGGCGCGTTCCACGCCGCGAGCCCCGTCGAACAGTTCGGCACCGGGCCCGCCGCCGCGCCGTACGAGATCAGCCCGCGCACCGCCACCCGCTGGCTGTACGGGCTGATCCCGTCAAGCCACTCCGCCATCGAGGCGCAGTTCGGGCTGGCGCCCGGCTCGGTCTCCATCGCGGCGGCCACCTGGGCCAAGGCGGTGTCCCGCTCCGGGGTTACCCCGTTCCGGCTGGCCGGGCAGGCCGGCGGCAGGCCGGCGAAGGGCCGGGCCCGCCGGGCCACCCCGGCCGAGGCCGCCGACGAGCCCGTCACCGACCGGCTGTCGGGGTTCCTCGCCCGGCCGCCGGTCCTCGACGAACTCGACGAGGCGGAGCTGCGCGGCTGGTGCGTGGACATCGTCCGGCTGGCCCGCCGCAACGGCTACCTGGCCAGCACCGCCGACGCGATCGCCGTGTTCGAGACGTCGATCCTGCTCGCCGGGCTGCGCAACCGGGCCCGCCCCACCCCGTACGACTTCGCCGACGCGGCCGTGACCTGCATCGAGAAGGACGTGGTCCCGGGCCGGCGCGACGTGCGCCGGCTCTGCGAGATCCTGCTCGGCGGCGACCGGATCGGCCAGGTCGGCTACGACGCCCTGCCGCCGCTGGCCCGCGACGTGCTCGACCGGCTCGCCCCGCTCGGGCTCGACCTGGACAAGCGCACCATCCAGCGGGCCCTGCTGGACCTGACCGCCGACCCGGCCGTGGCCGGCTGCTCGGACCTGCTGTGGCGGCTGCGGCACCTGCTGCCCCACGACGCCGTCCGTCCGATCATGGGGGAGCGCCGGCTCGGGGAACGGTCGACGCAGGAGAGCTGGGACCTGGCCCTCGGCCGCCACCAGCGCGCCCTGATCGAGCTGGGCTACGAGGGCGTCACCATCGAGCAGGTGCTCGAACAGCGGCTGCGCCGCCGGGCGTGGGGGCCCCGGGCCACCGCCGCCGTCGCCCTCGAAGCCGTCGAGGACGCGCTCCTGCTGCTCGACGGCCGCCGGCTCGTCGATGAGCTGGGCGCCCGGGCGGTGGAGCTGCTCGCGGCCGAGCGGACCGTCGACGAGGCCCCCGAGGTGCTGCGCCGCATCCGCCGGCTGCTGGCCCACTACCGGGCCACCGAGCCGACCCTGCCGCCCTGGTGCGCCGCGTTCGTCACCACCGGGTACGCCCACTACTGCACCCTGCTGCCCAGCGCGTTCGTCGACGCCGAGACCGGGGTGCGGCAGGTGGGCGCGATGCTCGGCTTCCTGTTCGGCATGGAGAGCCTCGCGCTGTCCCTCGGCTGCGACCGTACGCAGCTCGAACTGGCCGTGCGACAGTCCCGGCCGGAGGCGCCGGCCCGGGTGGCGCTGCACTGGGCCGCCCAGCACCACCTCGGCCTGCTGCCGCTGGCGCAGCTGCGCGCCCGCAGCACCGAACTGCTGGCCAACCCGCTGGTGGTGCCGGCCTTCCCGCAGTACCTCAGCGGGTTCGTGCAGGCCCTGGAGCCGGTGCCCGGGCTGACGCCGTTCGTGGTGGAGGCGATGTCCACCGCGTTCGCCCGGCTGCCCGACCCGGTGCTGCTGCCCTGGCTGCCGACGTTGATCACCACGCTGCGCGCGCAGGCCGGCGAGCTGGTGCCGACCCTGGTCCGCGAGGCCGGCCGCACGTTCCCGGCGGCCCTGCCCGCCCTGGACGCCTGGGTGCCCCCGTGGACGCACCGGCCGGCCGGCGGGGCGGTGACGACCCCGGGACCGGGGTCGGCGGCGCAGCCGGTGGCCGCCGTGGCCGGCCCGGTGGTCGATCTGCTGGCGGGCCACCCGGCGACCTGCGACGCCGTGGCGGACCTGCTCGGCTGCGCCGGCGACTGGGCCCTCGGCTCGGCCGGAGCCGGTCCGGCCGTCTCCGGGCCGGGCGGCACCGGCTCGGGCGGCACCGGTTCGGCGGTCGCCGTCGAGGCCGCAGGGCTGCTCACCGCGCACCCGGCGACCGCCGACGCGCTCTCGGCCCTGCTCGGCTCGCCGACATGGCGGGCAGCGCCGCCGGGTCCGTAG